The Clarias gariepinus isolate MV-2021 ecotype Netherlands chromosome 28, CGAR_prim_01v2, whole genome shotgun sequence DNA window TTTTGCGATTTTGTACATAGTGATGACTTTTTGTTTGCAAtctgtttttccttcttttattcattttctttgaTTTCTGTTCCATTATGCTGCAGAATTAATTTGTCTTTTGGGTGCTGTTGGATTTTGGCATCTCTGTTTGATTCTaccttttaaagtgtttgttaaataataaccCATTTGTGCTGCTGTTACAGTAAATTGCTAAGTAACAGATTGGTGTGATGATGGAGAGTTCCTGCTACCACCTTCCAgtaaaggatttatttatttattttatctcctTTACCATAAGAAATGATCAAAGTTGCAGCTGATAGTAACAGCTTATGAACAGTGACATATACAGCGTACACGGCTGTAAAAGGGAAAATTAGTAACACTTGAGAAGGAGTCTCCACTTTACCGCTGACTCCTACAGCGATGTGTAAAGTCAGCGGTAAAGCTCAACATGAAATTTTCCCGCATCATCGGTACGGAGGggttttattaattaactagTTAGTAcaataaagtgtttgctgcaAACGAGATAATTgattatttgtttgcttgtttatcTAACATGGCTCCATAAAAATGTGACATATTCTTTAATGAATCAAAACCTTAAATACCCTCATCATACCAAATACCCTCGTTTATCAATAACAGCATTGCACAGTGTTTATCACAtagcacatacagtaggctgtgtgtgtgtgtgtgtgtgtgtgtgtgtgtgtgtgtgtgtgtgtgtgtgtgtgtgttttgctagATGATGTCCTGTTCCAGTCTGCAATCTCCACGACTGTCATTCCTGCAGACGttgttctctctcttcctgtcctTCATCTCTCTGTTTGCGTCTAACTGGTGCTCGGGGGTCGAGAAGGTCCCGAAgccgctgtgttctcttctgcGACGGCGCACCTGCACACCGTCTGACCTGTTCACCAACGGCTCTGCCCAGTTCACCTGGGAAACCGGGGATGACCGCTTCATCTTCCCTAGTTTCCACGCTGGGATCTGGAGCTGCTGTGAAGAGAACATACATAAGGATGAGTGGGGTGAGAGGGCATGGGGCAAAGAGCAAGGGGTCAGGGGTTACACGGGGGTTGGAACAGGTATCGGGGGTGACAGTGCTGTACAGAGAATTTAGCCTCATGCTCTGATTTGTGAACttgtggatttgtgtgtgtgtgtgtgtgtgtgtgtgtgtgtgtgtgtgtgtgtgtgtaaagaggaTTATAATTTGCAACAGCTGGTGAGATATTTTCCtggaaaatataaaactttgtTTAAGGTAGAGGCTTAAAATTtccaacctgtgtgtgtgtgtgtgtgtgtgtgtgtgtgtgtgtgtgttttcctcacTGTGATCTGCTTATTTTTGTTGCAGAAGAAAATTGTCGCAATTTCATTGCTCTGACACCTCCATCAGAGAAAGGTGattacatgcgcacacacacacacacacacacacacacacacacaaaggtttaaagttttaagcctctctctctctctgcagggaTTTTCTGGCTGTGTGTGCTGCTGGAGTTGATGTACATCAGTTTGTTGTGTATCAGTTGTGTGCTGCTGATGGTTCAGTTGGCATTTTCTGAGTGGAAGCCCTCGCTTCATCAATGGGGGGAGTTACTCAATGCTTATGCTGCTGTCTTCACCGTACTGGGaggtacatacacacacacacacacacacacacacacacacacacacacacacacacacacacaagccctaactaattaataatgtgtgtgtgtgtgtgtgtgtgtgtgtgtgtgtgtgtgtgtgtgctgtcagGTCTAGTAGGAATGGTAGGTCACATAATGTTCATGCAGGTGTTCCAGGTGACAGCGTCCAGCGGCCCAGAGGATTTTAAACCACACCGTTACGGATACTCCTGGGCTTTTTAGTGAGTTTCACACTACAGCCTTCACATTTACATTCCTtctgttttttctgttctgttttgaaTCATCTTCACTAAACCCTTAtcactccaaatctacatgttGATACATCGCTGCTCAATCTTACACAGGTacacctctctccctctctctctctctctctctctctctctctgtgccagCATGGCCTGGGTAGCCTTCACCTGCTGTATGATCGCCGGAGTTTCCACTCTGAATAATTACACCAAGAAAGTGCTGATGATTGGGACAAAGCCAAAGCCTGACTTCCACACCTCTATGTCATTGTACTACCCCCCTGTTCCACCTCCTCCTTCTTgccctcctccacctcctccactCTCACCACACTTATGCCCTCCATCTCCCTCTCCCATGGTCCCTCATGCCCCTCCGTCTCCAACCAACTCTGctccctgtctctcttcctCACCTTCTGTCTCTGTCCTTCATTCACCTCACTgtccttctcctcctctttcACCTGCTCCTTCCATCACTTTATCTATCGCTCCCTCCATCCATACGCTCGCTTGCTCTCCTTCCCTGCCATTTGATGAAGAATACAGCTTCCTctaatgttttattagtttaattttgACCTTTATTGTAGTCATTCATGTGTATGAACACCTGCTAGATTAATCACACACTATgtttattgtggtgttttagATTTTGTAAATCAGAGTGGTGGGGGTTCTAAGACAGCTTGTACACTATATACCAAGTTACTTCATGTGATATGCATTAATGATATCAGCAAGTGAATAGATGAAGATTCTGTTGTAACTGTTACTAAATGTAACTTTATTGATTAACAGTTTGCAGTTCCTCTAAAGGATCCATATTacaaatgattaattaaataaataaacgaactCACGCACACCTCGGACTTGCACACATGGAACCCGTggaacattctctctctcacaaaattaaacattgctGTGAAATATGACATGaaacatatgaagaaatgaacaGTTTCAAACGAGATTCCCAATGTTCTAATTAAAGTTGGATTTGAAACTACAAAtaaattacttgtttttttgttttttgttttactttatagttCTATTAAAGTATGTGGACAAATGACAAAATTCAGAATCCTAATTATACAGTGCACAAAACATGGCACTATATGTCAAGAAATTTGAAGCAAaatattattctttaaaaaatcctaaaatgtgattttctgaattattttcttattttgtctctcatagttgaggtatacctatgatcaTTACAGGCCTATAAAAATTTCGGGCCTCTCTCATCATGTTacgtgggagaacttgcacaattggtggctgactaaatgcGTTTTTCCCCATTGTATTACAATAGtattgaaaaatacataaggaattgCTGCTTTTTATACGGtatattgagaaatatatttaaatatatatcttaataaatgtaattttatgtttaacaatatacttcattatatattgaatttaattaaatatctatctatctatattttttttattatttatttattttttacaatatgaTTATGCAATATGCTATAAGACCATAATGAGATTAAGGCCAGATATAAATGAGATGTATGAAACACAAATGAGAAATATTAGAGTTTTATtccaaacatatataaaatcctcaattaacagcatacagtgatgAGCCGCAACAAACACCACCTGAGAGCAGTCAGTGTCCATACTGACCTCTGTTCACCACAACATTAAACCCAGCAggttaacaatattaaaaatattacagtttattgTAATAATGCTCACAGCGATCTACGAAAGGACAGATCTCCATTAATTTGTAGAACGAGCCCATgcgttaaaataaatacataaatgaaataaacttaaatctgcaaaatataatatacctttttttattgtgtaatataCCTTTTTTATTATCTTCCTTTGTGAATCTCTTTTTAACTGCTGCTTGAAtgcttttttcctcttcttgaGCAGCAGCAGGATTAATGGCAAGCAGTTTTTTATCAATCTTCTCCACTTATTCAATACATTTCATCTTAAACTCCTCCTCATTATTGAGGACAATGTGTAAGCCATAGATGCCATTCTGAGCTTTATCACTGGAGTTTTGTAACTGCTGATGGCTTGTGTTTGTCCATGATCATCAATTTTCCAGAGAGCTGAAATGATCCATGATGTACTTGGTCGACACCTCGGTGTAAATTGCTGAAATTATGTAGACAAGACTTGTAAGAAAACGATTTTGtcttctcagatgtgttgaTAAAATCTTATCAATCTCTTAGATCTTACAGGTTCTTCTTTATGTTTTCTAcacacatgttttctttttagcaTTTACCTAATCGAGTGTGGTTCTGTTAAAGAATTATTTACATTCTTCTTTGTGCATAATTTTGGGTTTGGGTGTCAGGGCAGTAGACTTTCCAGTTGATTGTCTTCTCCTTCACAAACATCTGAATGTTCTCTGTGCACTTAAGAATTTCTGCAGGCTTGCTGTAAATATGGATTTCCTCAATACGAGCAGCTGCAGATTTTGGCCCTTAAAACTGACCTGCTGAATATgaattttgttttgaagcactAGAGAATTGAGTCAGTGGTTGAGATATCATGGATGTTAGTCCATTAATAAGAGTTGTAAAACTCTCAGAAAAGCTGGGCATTTCATGGCTTTTTCTGATGATATTTTCGCATCTTGTAATTATCCAGTTTCTTCTTATTATCATCAACATAGTTTCTCTCCATTAAAGTGCGCAGCATTTATACAAGCTTCCAGCAGTTCTTGGATAATATTGATAACAtcagtaaataattttttttctgttgcattGCCAGCTCAAGACTGTTCTCCAGCTGCTCAGGGAGGTAAGCTTGAACAACCTCATTATTGTGACACATTCTAAGCCTCTCCAAAGCCTGGTTGTTTTACAACAACCAGGATAAGCCTATTTGTCTCATTATTTTGCTGAAACGTCTCCGATCCTGGAGGCAGCTAAAATTGGTAGAAGCTACGTGGtgagtaataaaataagaaaagaaaaactaaggtctccacacacacagcaataaTTATAAGTCTCATTGGCCTCTGTTTCCATGGTCATGGTGCTAAATATAGGAGTTGATGGCAGATAATCTAGTTTGTTCTATTAAATAAAgctctaaaatattaaataaagtacTTGGTTTGCAAGCGCTTCTGCTGTCAGAGCTGTTTCTTTTGttatataataaagttttattatgcATGGTagatgcatcacttcatgcacttcccttcttacctgGCTACACTCATCActctacatttaggcatttggcagacgctcttatccagagcgagcatttttatctcattacacatctgagcagttgagggttaagggccttgctcagtggcaacttggtggttgtggggtttgaacctgggatctttcgaaccgtagtccaatgccttaaccactgagctacccctggccctactCTAGAATAGGTTCAATCTGAATTAATCAGACCACGTGACCTATTCCATTTCTCTGAAGTCTAATTGTTATGTTCTCAAGCTTTTTTCTCAATAAAAGGTGTATTTCTTATGTACACACAGCTGTTAAATCtctgagttctcatcacattgtgtgtatatggaaatgctcttactttcactctTAAACATAGCTTAGATTTCTACGGTCCATTGTTTACAATGCAACCCACATCTCCACCCCCACCCcaaccatttttgttttaaaataaaattaaaagatgtgaattaaattaaagaaatggtttAAAGTAATACTTCAATTTGGTAAAGGAAATGGAGTGCTTGATATTCAGTGAGTCGAGTGAAGTTGATTACGATTAAAAAAACCAAGTGGGTGATGTCAAAATGGCTAAAGTTTTGCGGGACGGAAACCTTTATATACCTTTAATATGCAAAAATGAAGATCAAAGAGAATGGGCCTGTAGAATTTAAGAGATAGGATGGCATAAAGTAAGTAGTGTTAGTCGCGTGGAGAAGAGAAACATGTGGAATAGGGGGGTGATTTGGGGGATTCCTGTTGATGTTAATGTGGATCAAATAAAAGCAAACTTAAAAGGAAGCAAAGTGAAAAATGCCCGAAGATTGATCAGCTTTAAGAATGGGGTGGGGAAAAACAGATGGTCTAATAATTGAGCAGTTGTTGGATGAGTTTGATCTGGTATGCATTAATGATAGGAGAAGCACAAGAATAGATGTTCACACAGTTAAAAGCTCAGCACTTGATTTAACACTGGTGTCAGAAGAGGTGGCAGGTATTCGTGAGTGGAAGACTCTACTATGGGTAGTGATCA harbors:
- the LOC128515583 gene encoding germ cell-specific gene 1-like protein; this encodes MSCSSLQSPRLSFLQTLFSLFLSFISLFASNWCSGVEKVPKPLCSLLRRRTCTPSDLFTNGSAQFTWETGDDRFIFPSFHAGIWSCCEENIHKDEWEENCRNFIALTPPSEKGIFWLCVLLELMYISLLCISCVLLMVQLAFSEWKPSLHQWGELLNAYAAVFTVLGGLVGMVGHIMFMQVFQVTASSGPEDFKPHRYGYSWAFYMAWVAFTCCMIAGVSTLNNYTKKVLMIGTKPKPDFHTSMSLYYPPVPPPPSCPPPPPPLSPHLCPPSPSPMVPHAPPSPTNSAPCLSSSPSVSVLHSPHCPSPPLSPAPSITLSIAPSIHTLACSPSLPFDEEYSFL